One Zymoseptoria tritici IPO323 chromosome 3, whole genome shotgun sequence genomic region harbors:
- a CDS encoding Wsc4-like protein (This protein contains both WSC and transmembrane domain typical for the receptors in the cell wall integrity pathway and probably is the ortholog of the yeast WSC3 protein.), translated as MSSHRMSRQQPLAGVKMHNMLPFRRFCLSLALMSASLSTTNALTQSYCSSENTGADYSAITDIYQSNGACQTTCAANYAFAVVQYQKCWCSNYIPSSQVSVGGCNQDCPGFPSEKCGNTDEGLFGYIALNKQPLGVAGASSSLQSSTSSSSTEEQETSLPATSTSSSSSSSSTPSSTSQNTRTQTPTPVTNIIMTTISGAVVTQTVTSTPVIAPGANDNISVQRSDGLSGGAIAGTVVGVLAGVALVAALIFLLCRRKRNNTATETSGTAAGSSHGSKKNMTRNVSVLSKAGLLSRGATHSMTERDDEAYTATTGGNSVRHSMLFGPSGEGVSPVSPLGSSHGEASSGGRRPSKPMVYDQRLNPSALFINPESNGSRVSMQDTQDYSRPILGVTNPDPRPSFESRM; from the exons ATGTCTTCGCACCGGATGTCTCGCCAACAGCCTTTGGCGGGTGTGAAAATGCACAATATGCTACCCTTCCGACGGTTCTGCCTGAGCCTGGCTCTCATGAGCGCATCTCTTTCGACGACCAATGCTCTAACGCAGAGCTACTGCTCGAGTGAGAACACTGGCGCTGATTACTCTGCCA TTACCGATATTTACCAGTCCAATGGCGCGTGTCAAACGACCTGTGCTGCGAATTACGCTTTCGCTGTCGTCCAATATCAAAAATGCTGGTGCTCCAACTATATTCCATCTTCACAAGTCAGCGTCGGCGGCTGCAATCAGGACTGTCCCGGCTTCCCCAGCGAGAAATGCGGCAACACAGACGAAGGTCTTTTTGGATATATCGCATTGAACAAGCAACCTTTGGGAGTAGCTGGGGCCAGCAGCTCACTACAG TCTTCcacctcatcgtcttcgacagAAGAGCAAGAAACGAGTCTT CCGGCCACCtccacatcatcatcatcatcctcatcatcaactccctcttcgacatcgcAGAACACTCGAACTCAAACCCCGACTCCTGTGACTAATATCATTATGACCACGATTTCGGGCGCCGTTGTCACACAAACCGTCACCTCAACGCCGGTCATCGCGCCTGGCGCAAACGACAACATTTCAGTTCAACGAAGCGATGGACTCTCGGGTGGCGCCATTGCTGGAACTGTCGTTGGTGTCCTGGCTGGTGTTGCATTGGTTGCTGCGCTCATTTTCCTCCTctgtcgaaggaagaggaacaACACTGCAACCGAGACCAGCGGGACAGCAGCTGGCTCCAGTCATGGTTCGAAGAAGAATATGACTCGCAATGTCAGTGTTCTTAGCAAGGCCGGCTTACTTTCTCGCGGTGCCACGCACAGCATGACGGAGAGGGACGACGAGGCGTATACAGCAACGACTGGTGGCAATAGTGTGCGCCATTCGATGCTATTCGGACCTAGTGGAGAAGGCGTTAGTCCCGTCAGCCCATTGGGTAGCAGTCATGGAGAAGCGAGCAGCGGCGGCCGTAGGCCTAGTAAGCCTATGGTATACGACCAAAGACTCAACCCATCGGCTCTCTTCATCAACCCGGAATCGAATGGCAGCCGGGTCTCGATGCAGGATACGCAGGACTACAGTCGACCAATTCTGGGCGTCACCAATCCCGACCCACGACCCAGCTTCGAGTCACGGATGTGA